From the genome of Pirellulaceae bacterium:
AGGGCCTCGTCCAGCGACGCACAACGAACAACGGTCAACGTGGGTCCAAAGATTTCATCGCAGCTCACTTCATGATCCGGCTGGGCGTAATCAAAGAGAGTTGGTCCCAAATAATTGCCGCCAGTGGGAGCGGCCGGATCGATCGCTCCGCGACCATCCACCAGCAATTTTGCACCGCCCTGACTATCGACTCGCTGAATGTATCCGGTGATTCGCTCGAGCGCATTGTGACTGATGATCGCACCGATGTCACGACCAGCACGCATGCTGCGAAAGCGGTCGGCGATGCCGTCGATGATGTGCTGCGTGTCACCTACAGCCAACAGGACGCTAGCTGCCATGCAGCGCTGGCCAGCACATCCAGTTGAGGAAGCCACCACATTGGCTATCGTCATCTCGGGGTCGGCATCTGGCATTACAATCAAATGGTTTTTGGCCCCGCCCAACGCCTTAACCCGTTTTCCGGCCGCGCTGCCGCGGCGGTAAACCAATTCGGCAACTTTCGTCGAACCCACGAAGCCGATCGCGGAAATCAGCGGATGATCGCAGATGCCTTCGACGATGTCTCGCGCGCCTTGGACGACTGAGTAAACGCCAGCCGGCAAACCGGCCTGGTCCAGCAATCGGCCCAGCGCCAGCGGGCTAAGCGGGGTTTGCTCAGATGGCTTGACGATCACCGCGTTTCCCATGGCCAGCGCCGTGGGCACCATCCACAACGGTACCATCAGCGGAAAATTAAAGGGAGTAATGGCCGCCACCACACCCAGCGGAAAGCGCGATAATTTGCACTCCACTCCGCGACTCACTTCCAATACTTGCCCGGCAGCAATTTGAGGCAGGCTGGTCGCGAATTCGATACACTCGACGGCTCGAGAAATCTCGCCACGCGATTCTGCATCCAATTTGCCATTTTCGCGGGTGATCAATTGAGCCAACTCGTGCGTATGCTGCTCGATCAGCGTTTTGAGTCGAAATAATACCTGGATGCGATCCTTGAGCGACTGACCACTCCAGGCGCGCTGCGCGACAGCAGCGGCTTGCACGGCAGCATTCAATTCGTCGCGGGTGGACATCGACAGCTCGCCCAG
Proteins encoded in this window:
- the mmsA gene encoding CoA-acylating methylmalonate-semialdehyde dehydrogenase, with the translated sequence MLQTLLTVRKIPNFVGGKQCDSMSSERGELLSPVDGASLGELSMSTRDELNAAVQAAAVAQRAWSGQSLKDRIQVLFRLKTLIEQHTHELAQLITRENGKLDAESRGEISRAVECIEFATSLPQIAAGQVLEVSRGVECKLSRFPLGVVAAITPFNFPLMVPLWMVPTALAMGNAVIVKPSEQTPLSPLALGRLLDQAGLPAGVYSVVQGARDIVEGICDHPLISAIGFVGSTKVAELVYRRGSAAGKRVKALGGAKNHLIVMPDADPEMTIANVVASSTGCAGQRCMAASVLLAVGDTQHIIDGIADRFRSMRAGRDIGAIISHNALERITGYIQRVDSQGGAKLLVDGRGAIDPAAPTGGNYLGPTLFDYAQPDHEVSCDEIFGPTLTVVRCASLDEALRIENQNPYGNAAAVYTSSGEVADYFCQRASAGMVGVNVGVPVPREPFPFGGWNASSFGQGDLTGQGCFEFWSKTKKITTKWTDKHRSNWMS